From the genome of Sphingobium sp. JS3065, one region includes:
- a CDS encoding IS110 family transposase, with protein MEITTIGLDIAKNVFQVHGVDCEGKVVLRRKVKRNQLLTLLGELQPCLIGIEACATAHHWARQLQALGHEVRLMPPAYVKAYVKRNKNDAADAEAICEAVRRPTMRFVPIKSADAQSVLILHRARHLLVRQRTAQVSAMRAHLAESGVIAPKGRAHVRELVEALASGTALVPELARQTLLLIADMIEGLSGQIRAIEIELMRWHRATIASRRLETIPGIGFITATALAATVGDARVFRSGRQFAAWLGLVPKQHSSGGKERMGGISKMGDRYLRHLLVVGATAVLRYTRRKTTAVSIWADRLLERKPARLVSVAVANKTARIAWAVMTREEDYRAAPAIA; from the coding sequence ATGGAGATTACCACGATCGGACTGGATATCGCGAAAAACGTTTTCCAGGTCCATGGCGTAGATTGCGAAGGTAAGGTGGTGCTACGGCGCAAGGTCAAGCGGAACCAGCTGCTCACGCTGCTCGGCGAGCTGCAGCCATGCCTGATCGGCATCGAGGCGTGCGCGACGGCGCATCATTGGGCGCGTCAGCTCCAGGCACTTGGTCACGAGGTAAGGCTGATGCCGCCAGCCTATGTGAAGGCGTATGTGAAGCGGAACAAGAATGACGCAGCCGACGCCGAGGCGATCTGCGAGGCGGTGCGGCGGCCGACGATGCGGTTCGTACCGATCAAATCCGCCGACGCTCAGAGCGTGTTGATATTGCATCGTGCCCGCCATCTGCTGGTCCGGCAGCGGACCGCACAAGTCAGCGCGATGCGGGCGCACCTGGCGGAGTCTGGGGTCATCGCGCCCAAGGGTCGCGCGCATGTTCGCGAGCTGGTCGAAGCGCTTGCCAGTGGCACGGCGCTGGTACCGGAGCTCGCACGCCAGACCCTGCTGCTGATCGCTGACATGATCGAGGGGCTGAGCGGGCAGATCCGCGCGATTGAGATCGAGCTGATGAGATGGCATCGCGCCACCATTGCTTCCCGTAGGCTGGAGACGATCCCCGGGATCGGGTTCATCACCGCCACCGCGCTCGCGGCAACCGTCGGCGACGCCCGCGTCTTCCGCTCGGGTCGCCAGTTCGCCGCATGGCTCGGGCTCGTACCCAAACAACACTCCTCGGGCGGCAAGGAGCGCATGGGTGGGATATCGAAGATGGGCGATCGCTATCTGCGCCATCTCCTCGTTGTCGGCGCCACTGCTGTCCTACGCTACACCCGCCGCAAGACGACGGCCGTCAGCATCTGGGCGGACCGGCTGCTGGAGCGCAAGCCGGCGAGACTGGTGAGCGTCGCTGTCGCTAACAAGACGGCGAGGATCGCCTGGGCGGTCATGACGCGAGAGGAGGATTACCGCGCGGCTCCGGCCATCGCCTGA
- a CDS encoding transposase DNA-binding-containing protein, whose amino-acid sequence MVGGSESQAWIDDELAASRFSDVRLGRRLRQLVTQMAGAVGGPIPLACQDWANTKAAYRFLSNSDVSEGKILHGHFQSTALRVAAVEGPILVLQDTTEFSYERKKPEQVGAIGYAPSKRETVGIVRRHTICGLLMHSSLVVTTEGLPLGLAAIKFWSRSKFKGTSAVKRHINPTRVPIEAKESIRWLENMRASTALLGEGQRLIHIGDRENDIYEFFCAAREAGTHFLVRTCVDRLAGDGKHTITAEMADAPIAGRHMIEIADGVPPAWH is encoded by the coding sequence GTGGTCGGGGGCTCGGAATCTCAGGCCTGGATCGATGACGAACTTGCTGCTTCGCGTTTTAGCGATGTGCGTCTTGGGCGTCGTCTGCGCCAGTTGGTGACGCAGATGGCGGGTGCGGTGGGCGGTCCAATTCCACTCGCTTGTCAGGACTGGGCCAACACCAAAGCCGCCTATCGCTTTCTCTCCAACTCCGATGTTAGCGAAGGTAAAATTCTGCATGGCCATTTCCAATCTACGGCATTGCGTGTTGCAGCCGTCGAGGGGCCGATCCTGGTTCTGCAAGATACCACCGAATTTTCATATGAACGCAAAAAGCCGGAGCAGGTTGGGGCCATCGGCTATGCCCCAAGCAAGCGCGAGACTGTCGGGATTGTCAGGCGACACACCATTTGCGGGCTGTTGATGCATAGCAGCCTGGTGGTGACGACCGAGGGACTGCCGCTCGGGTTGGCGGCGATCAAATTTTGGTCGCGCAGTAAATTCAAAGGCACCTCTGCGGTTAAGCGTCATATAAATCCGACGAGGGTACCGATCGAGGCCAAGGAGAGCATCCGCTGGCTGGAGAATATGCGCGCCTCCACAGCTCTGCTGGGCGAAGGCCAGCGCCTGATCCACATCGGAGATCGCGAAAACGACATTTATGAGTTCTTCTGTGCTGCGCGCGAAGCCGGAACCCATTTCCTGGTACGGACATGCGTTGATCGCCTGGCGGGCGATGGCAAACACACCATTACTGCTGAAATGGCGGACGCACCCATTGCAGGTCGCCACATGATTGAAATTGCCGATGGCGTGCCACCAGCCTGGCACTGA
- a CDS encoding flavin-containing monooxygenase gives MTDVNIQVAAADWVAAFEKALESRDAAQLTPIFCDPAYFRDNGALTFDYRQFHGRDEVVAKLLELAALTEPRNFKISDKWPAPHQMGEGEAAFIEAFFDFETKAGSAVLLLNAIAAEGGELQARAIFTRIEDLHTIDRPPPFPRGRGYEPGYPGQTWLQNRDEARQYADAEPDVIVIGAGQSGVVTAAYLRRFGVSVLNIDRYEKVGDSWNKRYDSLSLHNPIEMNGFPFLAFPPHYPEYLPKDLMGEWLDLYARYMDLNVWSSTEFSGATFDEATGRWTAHVRTADGSERVLHPRHIVMATGGIGGKPSMPRLPGLDRFAGPVMHSSQYSRSSDYDFKKAIIVGVATSAHDIARNLSEGGVDVTMIQRGAVVINNVETANLAYAGYIDPEIPTELVDIRYGIGLINPLREKASQTYHKMAKDLDGALLKQLEARGLKLGDGVNGQGWLDLFLRTGGGYYLNTGTSEMIVDGTIKIAQYDQIETFVPEGAKLRDGSFLEADVVILATGYQSRISEVIDFFGAEVGKKIGEVARLDAEGEWANIWGQTGQRGLWFNGGGINQMRPGSERLALLIKADLDGVIPDVLRRKPHASSMASSPELEKAEG, from the coding sequence ATGACAGACGTGAATATCCAGGTCGCCGCCGCAGATTGGGTTGCCGCATTCGAAAAGGCTTTGGAGTCCAGGGACGCTGCCCAGCTCACGCCGATCTTCTGCGATCCGGCCTATTTTCGAGACAATGGAGCGCTCACGTTCGACTACAGGCAGTTTCACGGGCGCGACGAGGTCGTCGCGAAGCTTCTAGAACTCGCCGCGCTGACCGAGCCGCGGAACTTCAAGATTTCGGACAAATGGCCCGCGCCGCATCAGATGGGTGAAGGCGAAGCTGCTTTCATCGAAGCGTTTTTCGACTTCGAAACCAAAGCCGGTTCTGCGGTTCTGCTGCTGAACGCAATTGCCGCAGAAGGCGGCGAACTCCAGGCCCGCGCGATCTTCACGCGGATCGAGGACCTTCACACGATCGATCGGCCGCCGCCGTTTCCGCGCGGCCGTGGCTACGAGCCCGGCTATCCAGGGCAGACCTGGCTCCAAAATCGGGACGAGGCGCGCCAATATGCCGATGCCGAACCGGATGTGATCGTCATCGGCGCCGGTCAGTCGGGCGTCGTTACGGCCGCCTATCTGCGACGGTTCGGGGTCAGCGTTCTCAATATCGATCGTTATGAGAAAGTGGGCGACAGCTGGAACAAGCGCTACGACTCTCTCTCGCTTCACAATCCGATCGAGATGAACGGGTTTCCGTTCCTGGCGTTCCCGCCGCACTATCCCGAATATCTGCCGAAAGACCTCATGGGCGAATGGCTGGATCTCTATGCGCGCTACATGGATCTCAACGTATGGAGTTCGACGGAATTTTCCGGCGCGACGTTTGACGAGGCGACTGGTCGATGGACCGCACATGTGCGTACTGCGGACGGTTCGGAGCGCGTATTGCATCCACGCCACATCGTCATGGCCACCGGGGGTATCGGCGGAAAGCCGTCGATGCCGCGGCTGCCCGGCCTTGATCGCTTCGCCGGGCCGGTCATGCACTCGTCGCAATATTCGAGAAGCTCGGACTACGACTTCAAGAAAGCCATCATCGTCGGCGTAGCGACGAGCGCCCACGACATTGCCCGAAATCTGTCCGAGGGCGGAGTCGACGTCACGATGATCCAGCGCGGCGCTGTCGTCATCAACAATGTGGAGACAGCCAATCTCGCCTATGCAGGCTATATCGACCCCGAAATCCCGACCGAGCTCGTTGATATTCGCTACGGTATCGGCCTCATCAACCCGTTGCGCGAAAAGGCCAGCCAAACCTATCATAAGATGGCGAAGGATCTTGACGGCGCTCTCCTGAAGCAGCTCGAGGCCCGGGGTCTCAAGCTGGGCGACGGCGTCAACGGTCAGGGCTGGCTCGACCTATTCCTGCGAACCGGCGGCGGCTATTATCTCAATACCGGTACGTCGGAGATGATCGTCGATGGTACCATCAAGATTGCGCAGTACGACCAGATCGAGACTTTTGTGCCCGAAGGCGCCAAGCTCAGGGACGGCAGCTTTCTCGAGGCGGACGTCGTCATTCTCGCCACGGGATATCAGAGCCGCATCTCGGAAGTGATCGACTTCTTCGGTGCCGAGGTGGGCAAGAAAATCGGCGAAGTGGCGCGGCTAGATGCGGAGGGCGAATGGGCCAACATCTGGGGGCAGACAGGACAGCGCGGCCTCTGGTTCAACGGCGGCGGCATCAACCAGATGCGGCCGGGGTCGGAACGTCTCGCCTTGCTCATTAAGGCCGATCTCGACGGTGTTATTCCAGATGTGCTGCGCCGCAAGCCCCACGCGTCGTCGATGGCTTCCTCGCCTGAACTGGAGAAGGCTGAAGGGTAA
- a CDS encoding SDR family NAD(P)-dependent oxidoreductase, with translation METVVYASLADKVAWISGGASGIGRATALRMAKSRSKIVVADMDDALGAETVRSIEENGGSAVFAKTNVLDDESVKASIAKAVEHFGGLDVVVNSAGRTSTDDYDDFERNVDMFLLGTWRAMRASLPILQRTGGGSLINIASIAGLTGSIGPAGYGPSKHGVIGATKDAALKYAKDGIRANVVCPGYIETPMTKPFQPTPEESDALIKEKLRVPMARWGQADEVAAVITFVASDQAAFITGQAIVVDGGLTAR, from the coding sequence ATGGAAACCGTCGTTTACGCGAGCCTAGCAGATAAAGTCGCCTGGATATCGGGAGGTGCGAGCGGCATCGGCCGCGCCACAGCCTTGAGGATGGCGAAGAGCCGCAGCAAGATCGTCGTGGCCGATATGGACGATGCGCTCGGAGCCGAGACCGTGCGAAGCATCGAGGAGAACGGCGGGTCGGCAGTCTTCGCCAAGACCAACGTGTTGGACGATGAAAGCGTAAAGGCCAGCATCGCCAAAGCGGTCGAGCATTTCGGCGGACTTGACGTGGTCGTCAACTCCGCCGGTCGCACGAGCACCGATGATTATGACGACTTCGAGCGCAACGTCGACATGTTCCTGCTGGGCACCTGGCGCGCGATGCGGGCGAGCCTGCCGATCCTGCAGAGGACTGGCGGCGGTTCGCTAATCAACATCGCCTCCATCGCGGGCCTGACGGGATCGATCGGCCCGGCCGGTTACGGCCCCTCCAAGCACGGCGTGATCGGCGCCACCAAGGATGCCGCGCTCAAATATGCGAAGGACGGAATTCGCGCCAACGTCGTCTGTCCTGGCTATATCGAGACGCCGATGACCAAGCCGTTCCAGCCCACGCCGGAAGAGAGCGACGCGCTCATCAAGGAAAAGCTGCGCGTTCCCATGGCGCGTTGGGGGCAAGCGGACGAAGTCGCTGCGGTAATCACGTTTGTCGCATCGGACCAAGCCGCGTTCATCACTGGCCAGGCCATTGTGGTCGATGGTGGCCTGACAGCCCGTTGA
- a CDS encoding IclR family transcriptional regulator domain-containing protein, which yields MKPEDRNPYKDVRSLVRGLRVIEMLSELGWAKVGELSAAAGIQRSSAYRLVNTLEQLGYVTRRSDDGAVALTTKFAYLADALKDDDIVTQFAWPSLFELSKDVLWPCDFASFEGGKVLIRLSTHKISPMSIHRGMVGKERYLMRSALGLAILSGMAEDELESSLSIIERMGGSNAEDVRNRETLHRTLDTVRARGYASSAGQTEAKISAIAMPVRSAQERVAGAVNIVFFRSVMTTEQAADRYLEKLRMCVREVERSLKDFAERNSIAGD from the coding sequence ATGAAGCCAGAGGATCGCAATCCATACAAAGACGTCCGATCGCTTGTCCGCGGCTTGCGTGTGATCGAGATGCTGAGCGAGCTCGGCTGGGCTAAGGTTGGCGAATTGAGTGCTGCCGCCGGCATACAGCGCTCGTCGGCCTACCGGCTCGTGAACACGCTCGAGCAGCTGGGCTATGTAACGCGTCGGAGCGACGACGGCGCGGTCGCCCTGACGACGAAATTTGCCTATCTCGCCGACGCTCTCAAGGATGACGACATCGTTACCCAGTTCGCATGGCCATCGCTGTTCGAACTCTCAAAGGACGTTCTGTGGCCTTGCGACTTCGCGAGCTTCGAGGGCGGCAAGGTCCTGATCCGGCTTTCGACGCACAAGATCAGCCCCATGTCGATCCATCGAGGGATGGTCGGCAAGGAGCGTTATCTCATGCGATCCGCGCTCGGGCTCGCTATTTTATCCGGAATGGCCGAGGACGAACTGGAATCGTCGCTCTCGATCATCGAACGAATGGGCGGCTCCAACGCCGAGGACGTTCGCAATCGAGAGACATTGCACCGTACGCTCGATACTGTCCGCGCCCGCGGTTACGCGAGCTCGGCGGGCCAGACAGAAGCCAAGATAAGCGCCATCGCGATGCCAGTCCGTTCGGCTCAGGAGCGTGTCGCTGGCGCCGTGAACATCGTATTCTTCAGAAGTGTCATGACGACCGAGCAGGCCGCGGACCGTTATCTTGAGAAGCTCAGAATGTGCGTGCGAGAGGTTGAACGTTCGCTAAAAGATTTTGCGGAGCGAAACAGCATCGCCGGAGATTGA
- a CDS encoding 3-carboxyethylcatechol 2,3-dioxygenase — protein MIVGTVCLSHSPLKESNRPAPEVEAQFDQALRDVAAFVDERNPDLAVIFYPDHLNGFFYQLLPSFCIGMEGASVGDYGTASGRLDIPTQRAEALARAVLDAGVDVAVSYDMQVDHGAIQALEWLFEGRAGFPIVPVFVNCAAAPLPTFERARALGRAVGDWARAAPERILIMGSGGLSHDPPMASLNTAGPEVRRRLVSGEPLAHAQRYARQSRAKIEGKAMVAGQSSLLPANAKWDRMLLDAFVAGDLSILDAVSDDDIAKIGGRGGHEARAWIAALAALSPGYRAKVHFYEAIDAWITGMGILAATES, from the coding sequence ATGATAGTCGGAACTGTGTGCCTGTCACACAGCCCTTTGAAGGAAAGCAACCGGCCCGCCCCCGAAGTGGAGGCGCAATTCGACCAAGCGCTGCGCGATGTTGCAGCGTTTGTGGACGAGCGGAATCCGGACCTGGCGGTGATTTTCTATCCCGATCATCTGAACGGCTTTTTCTACCAGCTTCTTCCCTCCTTCTGCATCGGCATGGAAGGCGCGTCGGTCGGCGACTACGGCACGGCGTCGGGCCGATTGGACATTCCCACACAGCGGGCGGAGGCGCTGGCGCGCGCGGTCCTGGATGCCGGCGTCGATGTCGCCGTTTCCTACGACATGCAGGTCGATCATGGCGCCATTCAGGCGCTCGAATGGTTGTTCGAAGGTCGCGCCGGATTTCCGATCGTCCCTGTCTTCGTCAACTGCGCAGCGGCGCCCTTGCCCACTTTCGAGCGCGCGCGCGCCTTGGGGCGCGCGGTTGGAGACTGGGCGCGCGCCGCCCCGGAACGCATCCTCATCATGGGTTCAGGCGGTCTGTCGCACGATCCGCCGATGGCGTCCTTGAATACCGCAGGCCCAGAAGTTCGCCGTCGTCTGGTCAGTGGCGAGCCTCTCGCGCATGCGCAACGGTATGCGAGGCAGAGTCGCGCGAAGATTGAAGGGAAGGCGATGGTCGCGGGCCAGTCCTCGCTACTGCCTGCCAATGCGAAATGGGACCGCATGCTGCTGGATGCGTTCGTGGCCGGAGACCTTTCGATCCTCGATGCCGTCTCAGACGACGACATCGCCAAGATCGGCGGTCGAGGCGGACATGAAGCGCGGGCCTGGATCGCTGCGCTGGCCGCCCTGTCCCCCGGTTACCGAGCAAAGGTCCACTTCTACGAGGCAATCGACGCATGGATCACCGGAATGGGTATATTGGCCGCGACCGAAAGCTGA